In a genomic window of Zingiber officinale cultivar Zhangliang chromosome 9B, Zo_v1.1, whole genome shotgun sequence:
- the LOC122024776 gene encoding ABC transporter G family member 22-like, with protein MEAKVLMPPKIQQTFQSMDEVYDLISRSRPVQDYNDGIRKARSADSIMGKLPNDGHFPWFSSRMNGSFVRKVSSERSDLTADGGNTAQNLLVTVAAIDNGTRSTGKSEHVVNYRTILSSPEKQENATHGFMDGNKDKESALWMKIKKEPSFPIYLKFSDVGYKVRRVNERPSPVSNSMEYVLQGVTGSVEPGEILALMGPSGGGKTTLLNILSGRIKIKSDSGSITYNDQPYSKALKQRIGFVLQDDVVFTSLTVRETLTYAALLRLPKTLTKQQKEERVMNVIFDLGLERCQDMIVGGASARGISGGERKRVCIGSEILLDPSLLFLDEPTSGLDSTTAIRIIQMLLNIAHAGKSVVITIHQPSSKIFNMFDKLILLGKGSSLYFGKASEAMIYFSSIGCRPLIPMNPAEFLIDLANGNINDKSIPMELELKSLNGSQQIKCHEDSPSPIDIHEYLLGVYETRVADVEKQKLLAPAPFDRRWIVQGGTSSNDLRVNWLEQCHILFCRGLKERRREYLNCIQVTQVITTATIIGSLWWDSDASSPKKLQDQVGLLFFMSVFWGHFPVFAAIFTFPKERAMLSKERSVDMYKLSAYFIARTMSDLPLDLILPTVFLLIVYFMAGLRSDFVAFLNSMLTIFLTIVAAQGLGLAVGASLMDVKKATTLASVIIITFILAGGYFIEKTPFFMEWIRYLSLNYHAYRLLLKAQYRCTNKSHNSYDPCESPYIKGFRLDNGGMEVGALIAMAFGYRILAYLFLKKTIVQSS; from the exons ATGGAGGCTAAAGTGCTTATGCCACCAAAAATTCAACAAACCTTCCAAAGTATGGATGAAGTATATGATCTGATTTCGAGATCAAGGCCAGTGCAGGACTATAATGACGGCATACGAAAAGCAAGGAGTGCTGATTCAATCATGGGTAAATTGCCAAATGATGGGCATTTTCCCTGGTTCAGCTCAAGGATGAACGGAAGCTTCGTTAGGAAGGTGAGTTCAGAGAGATCAGATTTGACTGCTGATGGTGGAAATACTGCACAAAACTTGTTAGTCACTGTTGCAGCGATCGATAACGGCACAAGAAGCACAGGAAAAAGCGAGCATGTGGTTAACTATAGAACTATCTTGTCATCACCTGAAAAACAAGAGAATGCAACACATG GGTTCATGGATGGCAACAAAGACAAAGAATCAGCATTGTGGATGAAAATCAAGAAAGAGCCTAGCTTCCCTATATATCTCAAG TTTTCAGATGTGGGATACAAGGTCAGAAGAGTAAATGAAAGGCCTAGTCCAGTTTCAAATTCGATGGAGTATGTTCTTCAAGGAGTTACAGGGTCAGTGGAACCTGGTGAGATTTTAGCTCTTATGGGGCCATCAGGAGGTGGTAAAACAACTCTGCTTAATATCCTGAGTGGAAGAATAAAAATTAAGAGTGACAGCGGAAGCATAACTTATAACGACCAACCATACAGTAAAGCACTCAAGCAAAG GATAGGATTCGTGCTGCAAGATGATGTAGTCTTTACCAGCCTAACAGTGAGAGAGACCTTGACTTATGCTGCTCTTCTTAGACTTCCCAAAACATTAACTAAACAGCAGAAGGAAGAAAGGGTCATGAATGTCATCTTTGATCTAGGACTTGAAAG GTGCCAAGATATGATAGTAGGTGGAGCTAGTGCAAGAGGAATTTCAGGTGGCGAAAGGAAGAGAGTTTGTATCGGGAGTGAAATCCTGCTTGATCCATCACTTCTTTTTTTAGATGAACCAACATCTGGTCTTGATTCAACTACAGCAATTAGGATAATTCAGATGCTGCTCAACATTGCCCAT GCAGGAAAATCTGTGGTTATTACTATACACCAGCCTTCCAGTAAAATATTCAATATGTTTGATAAGTTAATTCTCTTGGGCAAAGGCAGTTCCTTGTATTTTGGAAAAGCATCAGAAGCAATGATATATTTCTCCTCAATTGGTTGTCGCCCTCTCATACCAATGAACCCAGCCGAGTTTCTGATAGATCTAGCCAATGGGAACATCAATGACAAATCAATACCTATGGAACTGGAACTTAAATCCTTAAATGGGAGTCAACAAATCAAATGCCATGAAGACAGCCCTTCTCCAATAGACATTCATGAA TATCTTCTGGGAGTTTATGAAACCAGAGTTGCGGATGTAGAAAAGCAGAAGCTTCTTGCACCAGCTCCATTTGACAGGAGGTGGATAGTGCAAGGAGGAACCAGCTCAAATGACTTAAGGGTTAATTGGTTGGAGCAGTGCCACATTCTTTTCTGCAGGGGTCTAAAAGAAAGGCGCCGTGAATACTTGAACTGCATCCAGGTCACTCAAGTCATAACAACCGCAACAATTATTGGGTCACTCTGGTGGGATTCTGATGCTTCTTCACCAAAAAAACTACAAGATCAG GTAGGATTGCTGTTCTTCATGTCTGTATTTTGGGGTCACTTCCCAGTTTTTGCTGCTATTTTCACATTTCCTAAAGAACGAGCTATGCTATCTAAAGAGAGATCAGTGGACATGTACAAACTCAGTGCATACTTCATTGCTAGAACCATGAGTGATCTACCTTTGGATCTCATCCTACCAACAGTCTTCTTGCTCATTGTCTATTTCATGGCAGGATTGAGATCCGACTTTGTGGCATTTCTAAATAGTATGCTAACTATATTTTTGACCATTGTGGCTGCCCAG GGTTTGGGACTGGCCGTAGGTGCATCTCTGATGGACGTCAAGAAAGCTACGACATTAGCTTCTGTCATCATTATTACTTTCATATTAGCTGGAGGTTACTTCATAGAG AAGACCCCATTCTTCATGGAATGGATCCGCTATTTGTCTCTCAACTACCATGCCTATCGTTTGCTCCTTAAGGCACAGTATCGATGCACAAACAAGAGCCACAACAGCTATGATCCTTGCGAGTCACCTTACATAAAAGGATTCAGACTTGACAATGGAGGGATGGAAGTGGGAGCTTTGATAGCTATGGCATTTGGGTACAGAATATTAGCTTATCTTTTCCTAAAGAAGACAATAGTCCAAAGTTCCTAA